TGTGAGCATTGTTTAGTCTTTGCCAAGCCTCTGTCTAGCCCTCGTGCTCAATCGCCATGAAGGGACCCTCTGCATATAGAGTGATACGTTGACATGTCTAGATGGCCACTGTCTAATGCTTGGCTTTGCTCTGGCCACTCAAGGCCCTTTGCCCTTTataatgtttacctgaaagGCTGCACACAAAGccctttgaagaaaatgtgttgcatAGGTGCTGCTATTttcatcatcacacacataaCACAGAATGTATGAGGAAGAGACTAAAGGGAGCAAACTGTATAATCTCATTCATTCAATTTGAATGAGTAGCGTCCCTTAGTCAAGCATCAGTTTACCGAAAATGTGTCGTTTATTGGTATCAATCTATTTTACAAGTTAAAATTATGCAAATTGTGTTGTATATTGGTTCTCTTGCCGAGAGTAAGGTTTGCGAGGAATTGCGTCAAACCAATAAACCACACTTGGTTGATTAGAGCTCAGGTTCTGGTCTGATTACTGGCATTTAAAGTTCGATCTTTCTCAAGCACAATCTCTATAGACACTATAAACCTCTGTCTCACCGCCACCGAGTGTAAACGTCATTGGAGTCGCTCAAAGATACAGtagagtgcgcatgcgcagaactTAACTTCGGTAGTCTGACAACTTAGTGACAAGTCGTGGAGATTTCTTGCTGTGTGGTTGGGAGTTGGTCTGTGTGGTCATTTAGATCGGGTACAGTCTACCGTCCATTGATATGAATCTCTGCCAGATATCAGgctttattcattcattcttttttccatATTACCACTCTTGCTAGTTCTCTCTCATTCTACGGCATCAATGTATCTCTGTCTCCATGCTCCAGTCGAAGTTTCCACGGGAGATGGTGGTTATCACATTGTACAGTGGAAAGCTTGTCACCGACAAATGCAGGCTGCCAGAGCCCAACACTCCATCAGGAAATTGCAGCAGCTCCGAGGAGAAAGCAACTGGCCAAGGCGCTAGCAACTCGCAGTCAGAACATCCTTGCGAGACACGAGAGCAGACACCTCACTCTGAGGTGGTGTCAGAAATGAGAGATGAGAATAATTCATCCAACTGATAAGGCTTGTAAacttattcatttttcatgaaTTGCTGAGACTTTCGATCTTTTCTGAAGACTAAATAGTCAAAGAATTTAGagacataatatttaaaataaaaatagaccGAAAATCTGCCTCATGAAAAAtcagagaattttatttttttaaaaaagactaaaatttcaaagaaaaaatgtatgacaaatCTGTCTGGTGAGAGtttaaagaaacaataataagtgaaacttttttgaaattaatagaatcaaaagaaataatacaacaaCCTGCAAttaaaagatgatgatgatgatgatgatgatgatgatgatgatgatgatgatgataaacacctttatagcacttttccaatgatttaCTCAGAGCGCTTGACAGAAGTGATATACAGACAGATAGAATCACTAACAACCTTGCATCCATATTCGCATGTAACAGATACGGTCACTTCTACaacgtacatacacacacccatatacaaagtaaattatagccatatattatatatatagttattctGACAATTAcaacaatgtattttaaattacaaaataaaagttatgGATGTAAAGTAATGCAGTAAACAACAGCGGGATAAGCTGTCGGACAGCTCGCTGCATCACCGGAGCGAGAAGCAGGGAGGAATCTTGAATCCGGGTTCCTGCTAGCTAAGTATCAAAAACTTATTTACTGCTAAGTTATCAGTGACAGGTGAGTAAGGACAGGGAAGTCAGGGGACAACCAAGCGTTCATCAACAAGGGAGGTCATCCCTCGACTTCCGAGCGCCAAAACGAGTGATGTCCCTTAGCATCACGTTAGCCCTCCACGATAAACGCTTTTCATGCTCTTCAAATTTAAGTTTCAGCTGCCTCCATGTTGACTACGTCTAAGTAATATATCCTTATAATTATGACAAGTTGGTGATTATATCTGAAGAGAGGTtggaaggttaaaaaaaaggtgagtgTAGCTCCATAACTTTTCAGTCGATATAAGGTAGAAGTCAAAGATACTAAATAATTTTTCCAGATCTAAAAGACTGTTTGAATCACCTCTACACTAAACACTAATACAGAACGCTTTCATGCAAGGAAACTcttaatgaaacaaataaacgaagGAACAAACAGTAGGATCGAAATCAAATGGTTTATTCCGATTTAAAATCTCAGCACAGTTGTACCACGACTGATAAAATCGAAACTTCTGGAGACTACATCATCCAGGTCCATTTGACACCATCCTGGTCCTTCGTAACCAAACGTCTCGTTGTACTGGACGAAGGCGTTGGTTGcctgtcacggatcagtccgtgcctcctttgtttttcgGCAATCccgcctgagtttggtgaaaggaagTAGAGGGCGGAGCGGGGTGacgtagccagccctgtgtgtgtgtgtgttgcccctctgccatgGACAGGCAACTgcgtaattagttgacggatgTAGAGGTCGTGAaaccccacgtgagtttcgtgacctcacgtgcggcagggatgaatgtcagaaaaaagcatgcatgtgtgaagTGAAATGTTCACCGAATCCGGTAGGGTTTGAGAAAAGTATGTGGTCGTAGCATTCCGCACCGAGTTGTCACTAAGACAGACGAATGTAATTTGAAATAAGAGACTGCGGAATCAGtataattccttgcctagaaCAAGgtatgtaaagtgatgttttaatatctttgtctaCCTCCATGTGACTGTATAATATGTGGTTGTTGAGATATTAATTAGCCCCATAtgaatatttacagaaaataagcGTTTCAGGAATTACTGGCGAGGAGGAAGTGCCGGAAGAGGAATTATCGAGTAAAAAGAGATTCCGAAAGCAGCCGCCAAGACGGGTGATACCAGTACATGTGTGAGTACCAACCAAAGAATTGGTGCTTGGAGTTCCCTGCCAAGGAACGGAGCTTATGTAGAGGGACGAGTAAGGAGGACCCGCCGAAACGGATCTCTAACGACTGGAGGGCCTGGGAGCCTGGTATCGTCTACTAgcaagtgtgtttttttttcatggagaTACGTCCAGCATTGTGTTGAGGGTAGTTGTTCGCAGAGAAAACATTCTAACGCTGAGGATCGAGAGAGAGTATCCCTACATTCAAGTGGCAGATGACAGGACTGGAAAGAGTAAGCCTACTCGAGGAGAAGTAAGTGAGGACGTTTACCAAGGAAAAAATAGTTGTGTATTCGTCCAGTGACGTCTGCCACCTTCTCAGGACAGTAAGttgaactattttgttaacAGAAGGAGAGACTTGCGTCTACTTAAAGGAACTTTCGAGAGATTGAAAGTTACTCTTCGCGTGTATGAAAGTGAAAGACTGTGACATTTTTCGAACAGTGAGtggaacttttttgtttgttttgttttggatgaaCAGTTTCCATATTAGGGGATATTCCGGGCTCATAGTCTTGTGTACGTAATAGTGAGTTGAATTTAGAGGTTATTAAAATTAGCAGGGCCTGTGTAAAGCAGAGTTAGTGTGTCTTTGTGAAAGAATGCGCGAAATGCACCACTGGATGTGTGATAGCGTCAAGCCGTAGATGACATACAGCGAACACTGCCCAGTTCAGTGCTCCACGAAGCCAGGGAACAGAGACTTTTTATATTTGCAAAGCAGTTTCTTCATCTCGTCCACTTTTAACGGGTAGATGTCTTGGAGATCGTAGATTTCCTGGGGGTCTTCTTCGATATTGAAGAGCAGATTATTTTGTCTCTAAAGCTGGGAGGTAAGCTTCCCTAAGCTGTTACCCGCACAGTCTTTTTTCCTCCATTCAtacacaccatcacacacacatacatgcaaatatCGATAGCTCCTGCATTCCTGACAAGAAGAGGCTAAtcaatatatgcatatatatgtataaccAATAGACTAACAgacatacatgcatatataaaCAATGGACGACTCGATATATGTGTATATCTAAACAATAAGTTgattgatatacatatatagacacaATAGTTACGCTTCCTACGCGTATAATCTTTTCATGTCTCAAAAACATCCCAAACTTCTAAAACACTCAAAAACGTGAAAGGAAAGGaatacctggagaaaacccaAACCACATGGGTTCAACTTAACATAATTATATGGCAGCCGATCATTCAGCTTGTGCAGACTTGAATTTTGTTCACAACTTCTACAACTTTAGAGAAAGTGTGATCCTTCACCAGCCACTAAAGTTGCGGCTCTTTAATGTGTCAATGCATCCATTTCATGTcgaatgtcatttttttaaattttctgtgtGAAGGATGAGATGCATGAGGGAAGGATGAATTGCATCGCTTGAGCGAAGAGCGAGATATGGACATTGTGATATGGTGACGTTATTCATACatccaaaaaacaaataaacaggagaattaaaatcatttattgcTTCTTGATATCTCAAATCTTTCGGATATCAACTGGTAACCGAAACGTCTGCAGAATTGTGTCCATCTGCATCTTTTAATATTTAGGGTTGGGGAAATATTGCACACGTCCGGTCCCTGGTAAGCCAAAGTCGCGCGTTGTACCCACTTGACGTAGGGACTGGGTCCCTTTAAGATTTCCGGGTAGGGGAACAGAGACTTTTTATATTTGCGAAGCAATTTCTTCATCTCGTCCACTTTTTAAAACGGGGTAGATGTCTTTGAGGTTGTAGATCTCCTGGGGTCTTCTTCGATGTTGAACGAGCAGAATGCTataattggaaaaaaacatCGTAACAATCTGTTAATGTGTTAATGGCAGAACGGATATGATAATCAGCCATCTTAGCTTACCTGCAGTGTTTACAAAtaacccaaaaaaaaacatttggaaCTGCAATGTTACTAGAAACCAAGCGCTGCATACCGTGTCACCCCATATAAACAAGATCAGTCATTCCAAGGTGGTTGATTAAATGAGTTTTGTCATTCAGTCCAGATACAAACGCTTACTTGGAAATGTTGCTCCTCTGGATGTCTTTGCCGAAAGTTGATGTCGCCCCCACGTCAGGTTTCCGGAGTAAATCTGGTTTTTTTAGTTTCGGTATCATGGAGGCAGGGGATACCAGCCATTGTATTTCCTTCCAGAACACCTTCGCAATATTTATATTCGAATTTTCGAATGCAGTAGCGGTGGTGGTGTGTCATCCATGTGTAGACAAACTCTGTCCGTTTGCCGGTATGGCGTTGTTGGTGAGAATCTGATTCCACAAGTCTTGACCATCGAGCCGCCTGTGGTGGGGCGGGTCAAGCCGCGGCGCCCTCAAGGTCGGGAGCCAGTCCACGGCGTGGATCATGCCCTTGTAGATGTGGTGTGTGTACCATCAGTTTGCCGCTGTGTCAGCACAGTGAACGACCTCATGCCTCCTTCCCAAAACGTGGATTTCTGCCCTCGAAGTGGCCAGTTAGACCCGCCTCCATCCAGAGGTCCCCCGTTGTCAGCAAATGTCAGCATGATGGTGTTGTTGTATATTCCCTGTAAAACAATTCAGAGAAGAAAGATATTGAACAAGGAAGAATATTTGGTAGCTGATATGTTACACTTATGGCTCtggttctgtttgtttgtggcCTATGGGTGTTGGCGGCTTGCGCTTCGATGTTGGGATAGGCTGGTTTTCCTATCCCTGTGAAGAGGATACCATGTAGAGACAGAATATGTCAGCTTGAAAAGAGATCTGAATCAACGATTGCTAGGACTTAGACGGTTTGGTGTCAAAAGTTAGAAAAAGATGTTATACTAAAGAGTGGCGTGTCAAAGACTGGATCCTTTAGCCACTGAACCGCCCTGTGAGGAAAAGAAGGTGATGAAAATGGTTAATACCTCTGAGATGAGAACATCTCGCAGATCTCCGATAGCCTGGTCGCCGAGCTTTACACCATCCCACAGCGCGTGAATCTTGTTGCCGCCGCTCGAGGTATTTTGATTGTGCGGGCACACCGCTTTTGTTCCACCACGTCCTGCTTGGCCTCGCACGGGCAGTGCGCACGCTCTGCATGGCGTAGTACATGAACATGGACCGACTCTTGTTGCGGTGACGATGGCGCTGTGGACGTACTGGGCTTAAGGTCAGCGGCGTACGTGCCGCTGGTCGTAGTTACAATTCAGTCTGGTTGCGGGAAGTCGTTAGGAAAAGGACTCTGCCCCGAGTGGTTGAAGAAGCCCAGGGCGTTAGTGTAGAAGCCGAAGTCGTAGTCGAACCCTCGCCACAAGGGAGTTAGGGTCTTGTTGCAGTGGCCAAGGTGCCACTTGCCCACCTTGTAGGTGTCGTAGCCGTTCTCTTTCATGTACTCGGGAAAGAGTTTCAAGGTGGTGTTCAGCCACACCAGGTTAGCTCCTTTGATATCGTTGATCTGCATGCCGTATGTGTAGGGGTATCTGGAACAGCGAGGAGCAGTTTACATGTCGTCTGTCAGAAggacttttttttccaccaagATGTGGGACGCATAAGCATTCCGTGTATTGCAACAgaaattttatcttcatttgaaaaattaagTATATCGATATTAATCTAACGTTCGAGATTAAAAGCACATCAATGGAGGGGAAATTCCCTTTCGTTAGGGTGCAATCTATAGTATGTTATTATATATAACCCGCATTGCTATTGGCAAGTCTCCGAAGTcattagagaaagaaagatgctcCCTACCAGACCCCACAGACAAATTTTTCTATAACTATCTGTACCGTTCATTGAAACAATAAGGAATATTTACACGTCCTTAGTGAAAATTGAACACTTTTCATCTTCCCTAACGGACAGTAAAGGAAGGTTTACCTGGCCGTGAGTAAGGCGGAGCGGGTAGGAGCGCACACCTGCAGAACGT
This window of the Pomacea canaliculata isolate SZHN2017 linkage group LG4, ASM307304v1, whole genome shotgun sequence genome carries:
- the LOC112562492 gene encoding arylsulfatase B-like is translated as MQLLRPRGGVTFNQSYVLQVCAPTRSALLTARYPYTYGMQINDIKGANLVWLNTTLKLFPEYMKENGYDTYKVGKWHLGHCNKTLTPLWRGFDYDFGFYTNALGFFNHSGQSPFPNDFPQPD